The Dethiosulfovibrio peptidovorans DSM 11002 nucleotide sequence AGAAGCCAATATATCCGTACAAGTCCTGTCGGGAATCCTTATACCGGCTGTCTCGGGAGAATCGGGTATCACGGACAGGTTAAGAGATATAGTTGCGGATGCGGTAGAGACGGTCCCGAAAGAGATCCAGGCGGGAGAGGTAATAGTTTCCAAAGGGGATACGATCACCCCTCAAATTGCCGAATTACTGAGGAGACAGGGATATCCTGAAGCTGCCTTTCCTATAAAAACCCTTTTTGTTATTTCATTGTCGGTCGTATCGGTTTTTATCTGGGCCCAAAAGAACGTTCTTACCCTATGGGACGAGAGAAAAGCAGGTTTTGTGGCTTTTCTCTTTGCTTTATGCCTCGTCATGGGAGTTCTATCCGCCTTTTACGGGATGACGGGGCTCGGTATAGTTCCCATGGCAGGGATAGCCTACGTAACGATGCCCCATCGAAGAGCCAGAGCCACTGTTTTGGCTGGGACCCTTCTGTTAGCGTCTCTTTTTTTCGACGTCACTCCGATATCCTCAGGAGAAATTTTACTGATAGGGATGGTCGTCGCTGGGATAGGCGAGATCCTATTCAGGAGAATCGATTCCAGATCGAGTCTTTGGCTCTGCATGGTACAGCTTGGCCTGGTCTCAGGAGCGGCCTTATTGTTGTCGAGATGGATATTCAACAACCCCTTCGACTATATATTTCCCCTGCAGGTTTTTCTTATGTCGATTCTTTGGGGAACCTTGACGATGATAATCCTTCCTCTGACGGAAGGTCTGTTCGATGTCCTGTCGCCTTTGCGCCTAATGGAACTCTGTCAGCCCGATCATCCCCTCCAGAAAAGGCTTCAGATAGAGGCACCGGGAACCTACCATCATTCTCAAATGGTTGCTATACTTGCCGAGGCGTCGTCCGATGCATTGAGACTTAACTCCAGACTGGTAAAATCCGGAGCTTTCTTTCACGATATAGGCAAGCTGAAACGGCCGCAATTTTTCGTGGAAAATCAGTTTGGATCTAAAAACGCTCACGATGACATATCTCCCGTTATGTCTGCTCTCGTGATAGTATCCCATGTGAGAGAAGGGCTGGACTTGGCCCTGGAGAACAAGTTGCCCGAGGGGATAAGACGCTTTATAGCGGAGCATCACGGCACGACTTGTCTGGGGTATTTCTACAAAAAGGCTAAGAAAATGGGACTCGATCCTTCCGAGAGTCAGTTCAGATATCCCGGGCCCAGGCCGAAGACGAAGGAGACTGGATTGGTTATGTTGGCCGATTCGATAGAGGCGGCGGTTAGAGCGGAGAGGGAAAATATAAAAAGTTTTATGGATCTAAAGGAAATAGTAGATGGGGTAACCGAGTCCAAGCTGAGAGATGGTCAGCTTGACGATACTGGATTTACCCTGCTGGATTTGGCTAAAATAAAGGAAGTAATGCTTCAGACTTTGAAGTCGATGTACCATACCAGAAACATAGTACCGTTGCAGGAAGACAAAACACCGGAAACCGGAAAGGATGGACAGATGTGATGAAACTGGAGATTGGCATCTCAAACGACGAGGGTGACCCTCGACCGTCTGCGATACTCGACGAGGAGGTTCTCTCTCTCTGTATATCCCAGCTTTTCGACGAGGTATGGCCACAGTGGCGAATGAGGGATTCAGTGTCCATATCGATAGCCACCGTCGATGAGGAGACCATAAGGCAGCTGAACAATTCTTATAGGGGCTGCGATAGTTCTACCGACGTGCTTTCCTTTCCCCAATGGGAGGACGGCGTCTTCTCTCCACCGGAAGAATGGACCGAGCTACCGTTGGGAGATGTGGTCATATGTACTTCTATCGTAAACCGTAATGCCGAGGAACGCAATGAATCCTACGACAGAGAGATGGCCTTGATGGTTTTTCACAGTGTTCTTCATCTCTTAGGATGGGACCACGATACGCAGGAAAAGGAAGCGGCCATGTGGTCCCTACAGGAAAAATACAGAGATATAGCGATGGAAAAATTGGGGCAGGAGGGTTGATCTGGTTTTGACTATCCTCTTTAAAAGCCTGATATTCGTGATCTTTCTGCTCTTTCTCTCCGGGCTCTTCAGCGGTGGAGAAACGGCTATAACCGCTACCAGCAGAGCTAAACTACTCGCTCTGAGAGATCGCTACATGAGTTTTCGGAAGGTTTTGGATTGGCTCTTGAAGGATCGTCAAAAAGCCCTTACCACGATCCTGATCGCCAACAATCTGGTCAACATAGCGGCTAGTTCTTTGGCTACGACTCTGGCCGTGATGGTTTTTCAAAGACATGGAGTCGTTCTTGCTGTGACAGCTATGACGGTATTGATAGTTATCTTCGGAGAAATTTTGCCCAAAAGTTTCGCTTTGGCAAAAAGCGAAAAGGTCCTGTTTTTTACCCTGCATTTTATTCGGTTCTCCAGTCTGGTGTTGTCCCCCTTCGTCTGGATAATAGGCGGTATCGTAACCGCGATCGGCAGACTCTCCAAGGTAGATCTCTCTCTGCAGGCTTCCTTTGTCACCAGAGAGGAAATAGAGCAGGTGGTTACTATCGGGGAGGCCTCTGGCGCTTTAGAGGAATCGGAGAGGCGAATGATCCACGGCATAATCTCTTTCGAGGACACCAAGGTCTCGGAGGTCATGGTCCCCCGCATAGATATGGACGTCGTCGATAGCGACATAACCATAGAGGAATTGATTCCCCATCTGGAGGAACACGGTCATTCCAGGATACCTATCTATGAGGATAGCTTGGACGATATCATAGGGATTCTCTACGTGAAAGACCTGATAGGGTTGCTATATTCAGGGAAAACCGAAGTGAAGTTAGCCAGCCTTAAGAGAGATGCTCTCTTTG carries:
- the ybeY gene encoding rRNA maturation RNase YbeY — protein: MKLEIGISNDEGDPRPSAILDEEVLSLCISQLFDEVWPQWRMRDSVSISIATVDEETIRQLNNSYRGCDSSTDVLSFPQWEDGVFSPPEEWTELPLGDVVICTSIVNRNAEERNESYDREMALMVFHSVLHLLGWDHDTQEKEAAMWSLQEKYRDIAMEKLGQEG
- a CDS encoding HD family phosphohydrolase, with product MRSFRGLWLPMKDMKKDKEKNKRQEPVRQQPKAEDRSHERLKATYLSLSALLVVGCLLLVFRWVSIDIDRSFVKGLPATRNYFALFNMRYKDEKETEQLRDFAKDSIVDVLVRKTGHIKEAQERLSLIGEGRLEEAGVPQVFIELIRALPIERRDLLLKVTSKAGLEISESDIYRDSMQGVSEDYLWRVLESSGLDPGEANISVQVLSGILIPAVSGESGITDRLRDIVADAVETVPKEIQAGEVIVSKGDTITPQIAELLRRQGYPEAAFPIKTLFVISLSVVSVFIWAQKNVLTLWDERKAGFVAFLFALCLVMGVLSAFYGMTGLGIVPMAGIAYVTMPHRRARATVLAGTLLLASLFFDVTPISSGEILLIGMVVAGIGEILFRRIDSRSSLWLCMVQLGLVSGAALLLSRWIFNNPFDYIFPLQVFLMSILWGTLTMIILPLTEGLFDVLSPLRLMELCQPDHPLQKRLQIEAPGTYHHSQMVAILAEASSDALRLNSRLVKSGAFFHDIGKLKRPQFFVENQFGSKNAHDDISPVMSALVIVSHVREGLDLALENKLPEGIRRFIAEHHGTTCLGYFYKKAKKMGLDPSESQFRYPGPRPKTKETGLVMLADSIEAAVRAERENIKSFMDLKEIVDGVTESKLRDGQLDDTGFTLLDLAKIKEVMLQTLKSMYHTRNIVPLQEDKTPETGKDGQM
- a CDS encoding hemolysin family protein, giving the protein MTILFKSLIFVIFLLFLSGLFSGGETAITATSRAKLLALRDRYMSFRKVLDWLLKDRQKALTTILIANNLVNIAASSLATTLAVMVFQRHGVVLAVTAMTVLIVIFGEILPKSFALAKSEKVLFFTLHFIRFSSLVLSPFVWIIGGIVTAIGRLSKVDLSLQASFVTREEIEQVVTIGEASGALEESERRMIHGIISFEDTKVSEVMVPRIDMDVVDSDITIEELIPHLEEHGHSRIPIYEDSLDDIIGILYVKDLIGLLYSGKTEVKLASLKRDALFVPETMKVPDLFNIMKSRRIHMAVVVDEYGGTAGIITLEDLLEEIVGEIQDEYDHELPAIEEVEEGVYQVQGNMDLEDLSDFLGYPFESEDVESVGGLITDLSGDFPGTGSSVTYGPWEFTVLSLADHRVMEVELRKIDSEECVEDDD